The Spirochaetales bacterium genome window below encodes:
- a CDS encoding DHH family phosphoesterase, which translates to MGETTELYAKEFERFNRLLTDKKELLIVIHNNPDPDAIASAFALSYLTQKISAVKPSIAYGGTIGRIENKVMVSRLHIQLKQIKRIKYDKYDLIALIDTQPGAGNNDFPLTKKCHIVLDHHPRRKDTKADLIIIIPALGATATILVSWFRLLNQPMPADIATAITYALSSETQNLSREVNPADLNAYLYVYPKSSLKKLSVITTPSLPNYYFNIFARSLKNTCVYRNLAFSNLGEIPSAEFVAEIADFIIRHRNISWCLCTGYHKNLLYLSLRTTRHNAQAGKIIKKIVGDVNNVGGHDMTAGGFIILKDTQKSSVEALVQKLSVSLAVKLGYAEEKIKWKPLVEEEIIPHNIAG; encoded by the coding sequence GTTATTCATAACAATCCCGATCCCGACGCGATCGCATCTGCCTTTGCGTTAAGCTACCTGACGCAAAAAATAAGCGCCGTCAAGCCAAGTATCGCTTACGGCGGCACAATCGGCAGGATCGAAAACAAGGTGATGGTTTCCCGGCTTCATATACAACTGAAACAAATCAAAAGAATAAAATACGATAAATACGATCTCATTGCCCTTATCGATACCCAGCCGGGCGCTGGAAACAATGATTTCCCATTGACAAAAAAATGCCATATCGTTTTAGACCATCATCCCAGACGAAAGGATACAAAAGCGGACCTTATCATCATCATCCCGGCTTTGGGCGCCACGGCAACGATACTCGTTTCCTGGTTCAGACTCCTCAACCAGCCCATGCCCGCCGATATCGCCACCGCGATCACCTATGCCCTTAGTTCGGAGACGCAAAATCTTAGCCGGGAGGTAAATCCGGCGGATCTCAATGCCTATCTTTATGTGTACCCCAAATCCAGCCTCAAAAAATTGTCGGTGATTACCACCCCGTCCCTTCCGAATTATTATTTCAATATTTTCGCCAGGTCGCTCAAAAACACATGCGTATACCGAAACCTCGCGTTCTCCAACCTGGGTGAAATTCCCTCCGCCGAGTTTGTCGCCGAGATAGCGGATTTCATCATCCGCCACAGGAATATCAGCTGGTGTTTATGCACCGGATATCATAAAAACCTCCTTTATCTCTCCCTTCGTACGACCCGGCATAACGCCCAGGCCGGGAAAATAATCAAGAAAATCGTCGGGGACGTCAACAACGTCGGCGGTCATGACATGACGGCGGGCGGATTTATCATACTGAAAGATACGCAGAAATCCTCCGTTGAAGCCCTCGTGCAAAAATTATCGGTAAGCCTGGCCGTAAAACTAGGTTATGCAGAAGAAAAAATAAAGTGGAAGCCGCTCGTTGAGGAAGAAATCATACCGCATAATATAG